In Planctomycetota bacterium, the sequence GGGTCGCCAAGCGTAGACGGTGCGCTGGGGGGCTCGGAAAAAGAAAGGCCGCCCCGGTGTGGGACGGCCTGCGTGGCGTGCGTGGTGCGGACCGGTCGGGGGAGCGCCGCGAGCCGCGATCACTTCGTGAGGTCGATCGCCGGCCCGCTCGGGGTGGTCGGGGTCGGGGTGGGCGCCGGTTCGGCGGATTCCGTCGAGCGGCGCGAGCCGGTGGAGCGGACGAGGAAGATCTCGACGCGCCGGTTCTGCGGGGTGTTGCCGCTGGCGGTGTTCGGTACGGCGGGGCGATGCTCGCCCCATCCGGCGGCCATCATGCGGTCGGACGCGACGCCCAGCTTGCCGAGTTCATCGATGACGGCGATCGAGCGGTGGGCCGAGAGGCGGCGGTTGGTGCGGTGCTCGCGGAGGGTCGCGGGGTTGGCGATGCGCTGGCTGTCGGTGTGCCCCTCGATGATGACGTCGTAGGCGCTGGCCGACGCGCTGTTGAGGATCTGCGCGAGCGCGCCCAGGGCCTGGCGGGCGTTCTCCTTGACGGCGTCGGAGCCGGAGTCGAACGTGAGGTCCGAGGCGAAGCGGAGCATGCCGCGAGCGGGGTCGTAGCGGATGAGGTCCGGGTACTGGGCCGCGAGGGCGGCGAGGGCCTGGTCGGTCTCGGCGTCGACGGGCCCGAAGTCGAAGGCGGCGATGCGCTGTTCGAGCGTGCGGTAGTCGGCGAGGGCCTGCTCGAGCTGGCGGCGGAGTTCGTCGTTCTGGCGCTGCAGGTCGGAGAGGGTGCCGGCGTTGCTGCCGACGCTGCGGCGCATGAGCTCGATCTGG encodes:
- a CDS encoding OmpA family protein translates to MATSQRRGVQLILVLGMLASAALLTGCIGQGQYDKLYETNSSLTRRNAELTRERDEARAQIELMRRSVGSNAGTLSDLQRQNDELRRQLEQALADYRTLEQRIAAFDFGPVDAETDQALAALAAQYPDLIRYDPARGMLRFASDLTFDSGSDAVKENARQALGALAQILNSASASAYDVIIEGHTDSQRIANPATLREHRTNRRLSAHRSIAVIDELGKLGVASDRMMAAGWGEHRPAVPNTASGNTPQNRRVEIFLVRSTGSRRSTESAEPAPTPTPTTPSGPAIDLTK